In Astatotilapia calliptera chromosome 16, fAstCal1.2, whole genome shotgun sequence, one genomic interval encodes:
- the mettl8 gene encoding tRNA N(3)-cytidine methyltransferase METTL8, mitochondrial has product MNKVKRFSVAKVAAVFIRFSMRLKSSDSRPSAPLGSRILTSPDEIFKHNMWDHVQWTEEDKENARQKAEENSTVRLPLNEQGKFVTAACQYWDMFYEIHQDKFFKDRRWLFLEFPELLPSGERGQSTNTCHSHQQTAIQLCSASRLDTETGKHQRCNPIDHHRNTDTFNFQKSYQQAARGTNEAAVDDSAFPGQRASFRILEVGCGVGNSVFPIVNNIKETDSFLYCCDFSPRAIQLVKNHPDYDDSVCHAFVHDICDKMATFPFPPQSLDIILAVFVLSSIHPERLQDVVNHLSAYLKHGGVLLFRDYGRYDFSQLRFKKGRCLSENFYTRGDGTCVYFFTKEEVHDLFSKAGLEEIQNLEDRRLQVNRGKKVVMRRVWMQSKYRKPYPPSTS; this is encoded by the exons ATGAATAAAGTGAAGAGGTTCTCTGTAGCCAAAGTGGCTGCAGTTTTCATCAGATTCTCTATGAGGTTAAAGAGCAGTGACAGTAGACCTTCAGCTCCACTGGGTTCACGGATTCTGACCAGTCCTGATGAGATCTTCAAGCACAACATGTG GGATCATGTGCAATGGACAGAGGAGGACAAGGAAAATGCACGGCAGAAGGCGGAGGAAAATTCCACTGTACGACTTCCTTTAAACGAACAAG GTAAATTTGTTACAGCAGCTTGCCAGTACTGGGACATGTTTTATGAGATTCACCAGGACAAGTTCTTCAAAGATCGCAGGTGGCTGTTTTTAGAATTCCCAGAGCTGCTGCCTTCAGGTGAAAGAGGCCAGAGCACAAACACGTGTCACAGTCATCAGCAAACAGCCATTCAACTATGTAGTGCATCCAGATTGGACACCGAAACTGGAAAACATCAACGGTGCAATCCCATTGACCATCACAGGAATACAGACACCTTTAACTTTCAGAAGTCCTATCAACAAGCTGCACGAGGAACGAATGAAGCTGCTGTGGATGATTCTGCTTTTCCTGGACAACGTGCATCCTTCAGGATCCTGGAG GTTGGATGTGGAGTTGGTAACAGTGTGTTTCCTATTGTAAATAACATCAA agaaacagactcATTTTTATACTGTTGTGACTTCTCGCCACGTGCCATTCAGCTGGTTAAG AACCACCCAGACTATGACGACTCGGTGTGCCACGCCTTCGTCCATGACATTTGTGACAAAATGGCCACCTTCCCATTTCCTCCTCAGAGCCTGGATATTATTCTGGCAGTATTTGTGCTCTCTTCCATTCATCCAGAGCG CTTGCAAGACGTTGTGAACCATCTGTCTGCATACCTGAAACATGGTGGTGTGCTCCTTTTCCGTGATTATGGGAGATACGACTTCTCACAACTCCGTTTTAAAAAAG GACGATGTCTATCAGAAAATTTCTACACACGCGGAGATGGaacctgtgtttattttttcacaaaAG aGGAGGTTCATGATTTGTTTTCCAAAGCTGGACTGGAAGAAATTCAGAATCTAGAGGATAGACGACTGCAAGTGAACCGAGGAAAGAAAGTAGTAATGCGCCGGGTGTGGATGCAGAGCAAGTACAGAAAACCATATCCACCTTCAACCTCTTAG